In one window of Rathayibacter caricis DSM 15933 DNA:
- the xseA gene encoding exodeoxyribonuclease VII large subunit → MTDAPPTAENPWPVGLLASKLKGWIERLGTAWVEGEITQWGVSGGNVYGKLKDVSGDATVGFTIWSSVRSRIPADLAQGARVIALVKPNYWLKGGTLTMQVFEMRHVGLGDLLEKLERLRRQLASEGLFEPGRKKRLPFLPHGVGLITGKDSDAEKDVLRNAQLRWPAVRFRVVHAAVQGDRTVPEVLSALRALDADESIDVIVIARGGGDFQNLLGFSDESLVRAVAACSTPVVSAIGHEADRPLLDDVADLRASTPTDAAKRVVPDVSDELLRVQQARLRMTTRVSGLVSHEVDRLSQLRSRPVLANPRVLVDQRSEELTRWVARGAELVERRIERAHLEVERLHGHLRALSPQHTLDRGYAIVQNAAGHVVRAARDAEAGEALVLTLAEGAVAARSEGSAADPAGRG, encoded by the coding sequence ATGACAGACGCCCCTCCCACCGCCGAGAACCCGTGGCCGGTCGGCCTGCTCGCGAGCAAGCTCAAGGGCTGGATCGAACGGCTGGGCACCGCGTGGGTCGAGGGCGAGATCACCCAGTGGGGGGTCTCGGGCGGCAACGTCTACGGCAAGCTCAAGGACGTCTCAGGCGATGCCACGGTCGGGTTCACGATCTGGTCGTCGGTCCGCTCCCGCATCCCGGCCGATCTGGCGCAGGGCGCCCGCGTGATCGCACTCGTGAAGCCGAACTACTGGCTCAAGGGCGGAACGCTCACCATGCAGGTGTTCGAGATGCGCCACGTGGGCCTCGGCGACCTGCTCGAGAAGCTGGAGCGGCTGCGGCGGCAGCTCGCCTCCGAGGGGCTGTTCGAGCCGGGTCGCAAGAAGCGCCTCCCGTTCCTCCCGCACGGCGTGGGCCTGATCACGGGCAAGGACTCGGACGCGGAGAAGGACGTGCTGCGGAACGCGCAGCTGCGCTGGCCCGCCGTGCGCTTCCGGGTCGTCCACGCTGCGGTCCAGGGGGATCGCACGGTGCCCGAGGTGCTGTCGGCACTGCGCGCCCTCGACGCCGACGAGAGCATCGACGTCATCGTGATCGCCCGCGGCGGCGGCGACTTCCAGAACCTCCTCGGCTTCAGCGACGAGTCGCTCGTGCGCGCCGTCGCCGCCTGCTCGACGCCCGTCGTCAGCGCCATCGGCCACGAGGCCGACCGGCCGCTCCTCGACGACGTCGCCGATCTGCGCGCCTCGACGCCGACCGATGCCGCCAAGCGCGTGGTGCCCGACGTGTCCGACGAGCTCCTCCGGGTGCAGCAGGCGCGCCTGCGGATGACCACGCGGGTGAGCGGGCTCGTCTCGCACGAGGTCGACCGGCTCTCGCAGCTGCGCTCGCGCCCCGTGCTGGCGAATCCCCGCGTCCTGGTCGACCAGCGCTCGGAGGAGCTGACCCGCTGGGTCGCCCGCGGCGCCGAGCTCGTCGAGCGCCGGATCGAGCGCGCGCACCTCGAGGTGGAGCGCCTGCACGGGCATCTGCGCGCCCTCTCGCCGCAGCACACGCTCGACCGCGGCTACGCGATCGTGCAGAACGCCGCGGGTCATGTCGTCCGCGCTGCGAGAGACGCCGAGGCGGGCGAGGCGCTCGTCCTGACGCTCGCGGAGGGCGCCGTCGCCGCTCGCTCCGAGGGGTCCGCCGCCGACCCCGCCGGCCGCGGCTGA
- a CDS encoding class II fumarate hydratase, protein MVDHLPTDSGDFRIEHDTMGEVRVPRNALYAAQTQRAVENFPISGAGLEPAQIAALARIKKAAALANAELGVLDADIAGAIADAADLIVAGGYDEHFPIDVYQTGSGTSSNMNMNEVLSSLATTALGRAVHPNDHVNASQSSNDVFPTSVHVAVTGALIENLIPSLEHLAEALETKAELWSEAVKSGRTHLMDATPVTLGQEFGGYAAQIRLGIERVQSALPRVAEVPLGGTAVGTGINTPAGFPQKVIARLAEETGLPVTEARNHFEAQGARDSLVEASGALRVLAVSLTKINNDLRWMGSGPNTGLGELHIPDLQPGSSIMPGKVNPVIPEAVLMVCARVIGNDATIAWAGASGAFELNVAIPVMGTALLESIRLLSNSSVLLADKTVDGLEANLERARALAESSPSIVTPLNKVIGYEAAAKVAKNSVAKGITVRESVIDLGFVERGEVTEEQLKSALDVMSMTHPG, encoded by the coding sequence GTGGTGGATCACCTCCCGACCGACTCCGGCGACTTCCGCATCGAGCACGACACGATGGGCGAGGTGCGCGTTCCGCGGAACGCCCTGTACGCCGCGCAGACGCAGCGCGCCGTCGAGAACTTCCCGATCTCGGGAGCCGGACTCGAGCCGGCCCAGATCGCGGCTCTCGCGCGCATCAAGAAGGCCGCGGCGCTGGCGAACGCCGAGCTGGGCGTCCTCGACGCCGACATCGCGGGGGCGATCGCCGACGCGGCCGACCTGATCGTCGCGGGCGGGTACGACGAGCACTTCCCGATCGACGTCTACCAGACCGGCTCGGGCACGTCCTCGAACATGAACATGAACGAGGTGCTCAGCAGCCTCGCGACCACCGCGCTCGGGCGCGCGGTCCACCCCAACGACCACGTCAACGCGTCGCAGTCCTCCAACGACGTGTTCCCCACCTCGGTGCACGTCGCCGTGACGGGCGCGCTGATCGAGAACCTCATCCCCTCCCTCGAGCACCTCGCCGAGGCGCTCGAGACCAAGGCCGAGCTGTGGTCCGAGGCCGTCAAGTCGGGCCGCACCCACCTGATGGACGCGACCCCCGTGACCCTCGGGCAGGAGTTCGGCGGCTACGCCGCGCAGATCCGACTCGGCATCGAGCGCGTGCAGTCGGCGCTCCCCCGCGTCGCCGAGGTCCCCCTGGGCGGCACCGCGGTCGGCACCGGCATCAACACCCCCGCCGGATTCCCGCAGAAGGTCATCGCGCGCCTCGCGGAGGAGACCGGCCTGCCCGTCACCGAGGCCCGCAACCACTTCGAGGCCCAGGGCGCCCGCGACTCGCTCGTCGAGGCGTCCGGCGCGCTGCGGGTGCTCGCCGTCAGCCTCACCAAGATCAACAACGACCTCCGCTGGATGGGCTCGGGCCCCAACACCGGGCTCGGCGAGCTGCACATCCCCGACCTGCAGCCGGGCTCCTCGATCATGCCCGGCAAGGTCAACCCGGTGATCCCGGAGGCGGTGCTCATGGTCTGCGCCCGCGTCATCGGCAACGACGCCACCATCGCCTGGGCGGGCGCCTCCGGAGCCTTCGAGCTGAACGTCGCGATCCCCGTCATGGGAACCGCTCTGCTCGAGTCGATCCGCCTGCTCTCGAACTCGTCGGTGCTCCTGGCCGACAAGACCGTCGACGGTCTGGAGGCCAACCTGGAGCGCGCCCGCGCCCTGGCCGAGTCCTCGCCCTCGATCGTCACGCCGCTCAACAAGGTCATCGGCTACGAGGCGGCCGCCAAGGTCGCGAAGAACTCCGTGGCCAAGGGCATCACCGTCCGCGAGTCGGTCATCGACCTCGGCTTCGTCGAGCGCGGCGAAGTCACGGAGGAGCAGCTGAAGAGCGCCCTCGACGTGATGAGCATGACCCACCCGGGATGA
- a CDS encoding DUF4245 domain-containing protein has protein sequence MSRRKEPRVVAELGRPETPAEIAARKAENSRLYRQRKTVNNLVFSLLATVGVVALIVLIVPRGDGTERPAIDVPLVASQLQLGETETLAVTRMPDDWSANAAELRTDGGIDYWYVGLLTPAPDSGYIGLSQGFDADDAWVARQLDRAAATGVERIDGREWTVYDRRDSGQDTGNTPYALETTEGASTYLVYGTAPVERIREVVDAVSPQIGQEEQ, from the coding sequence ATGAGCCGCCGTAAGGAGCCGAGGGTCGTCGCCGAGCTCGGCCGCCCCGAGACCCCCGCCGAGATCGCAGCGCGCAAGGCCGAGAACTCCCGGCTCTACCGCCAGCGCAAGACCGTCAACAACCTGGTCTTCTCGCTGCTCGCGACGGTCGGAGTCGTGGCCCTCATCGTGCTGATCGTGCCCCGCGGCGACGGCACGGAGCGCCCGGCGATCGACGTGCCGCTCGTCGCCTCGCAGCTCCAGCTCGGCGAGACCGAGACCCTCGCCGTGACCCGCATGCCCGACGACTGGTCCGCGAACGCCGCCGAGCTGCGCACCGACGGCGGCATCGACTACTGGTACGTGGGACTGCTGACGCCGGCGCCCGACTCCGGCTACATCGGCCTCAGCCAGGGCTTCGACGCCGACGACGCCTGGGTCGCCCGGCAGCTCGACCGCGCCGCGGCCACGGGCGTCGAGCGGATCGACGGACGCGAGTGGACGGTCTACGACCGCCGCGACTCGGGCCAGGACACCGGCAACACGCCCTACGCACTCGAGACCACCGAGGGCGCCAGCACCTACCTCGTCTACGGAACCGCTCCCGTCGAGCGGATCCGCGAGGTCGTCGACGCCGTCTCGCCCCAGATCGGCCAGGAGGAACAGTGA
- a CDS encoding carbonic anhydrase gives MLRGNQRFVAGEPRHPRQDVERRAELAAAQRPLAALFGCSDSRLAAEIIFDLGLGDLFVVRNAGQVIADSILGSLEYAVAVLGVKLILVLGHDECGAVKAAIESQAPGAQRLPPHIEHLIEPIIPAVRRVVGPQPDGRVLVDPSATDALVVGREHLRDTVAEMLQRSPLIADAVASGSLAVVGANYRLSDGTVVSDVVLGIDPPQLSPYLSEQERTPSTLPSGASTDATESGAE, from the coding sequence ATGCTGCGCGGCAACCAGCGCTTCGTCGCCGGCGAGCCCCGCCACCCGCGGCAGGACGTCGAGCGACGCGCCGAGCTCGCCGCCGCGCAGCGTCCGCTCGCCGCCCTCTTCGGCTGCAGCGACTCCCGCCTCGCCGCCGAGATCATCTTCGACCTGGGCCTCGGCGACCTCTTCGTCGTCCGCAACGCCGGGCAGGTCATCGCCGACTCCATCCTCGGCTCCCTCGAGTACGCGGTCGCCGTGCTGGGAGTGAAGCTGATCCTGGTCCTCGGGCACGACGAGTGCGGCGCGGTGAAGGCCGCGATCGAATCGCAGGCCCCGGGTGCGCAGCGCCTCCCGCCGCACATCGAGCACCTCATCGAGCCGATCATCCCCGCGGTCCGCCGCGTCGTCGGGCCTCAGCCGGACGGGCGCGTGCTCGTCGACCCGTCGGCCACCGACGCACTCGTCGTCGGCCGGGAGCACCTGCGCGACACCGTCGCCGAGATGCTCCAGCGGTCGCCGCTGATCGCCGACGCGGTCGCCTCGGGCTCGCTCGCGGTCGTCGGAGCGAACTACCGCCTCTCCGACGGCACGGTCGTCTCGGACGTCGTGCTCGGCATCGATCCTCCCCAGCTGAGCCCCTACCTCTCCGAGCAGGAGCGCACGCCCAGCACCCTTCCGTCCGGCGCGTCGACCGACGCGACGGAGTCCGGCGCCGAGTAA
- a CDS encoding exodeoxyribonuclease VII small subunit codes for MADARTDSPAPEGLDSDVSGFSYEQARDELVRVVSELEQGSSTLERSLALWERGEALAARCEEWLIGARARLEAARSGSSAG; via the coding sequence ATGGCCGACGCCCGCACCGACTCCCCTGCTCCCGAGGGACTCGATTCCGACGTCTCCGGTTTCAGCTACGAGCAGGCCCGCGACGAGCTCGTGCGCGTGGTCTCCGAGCTCGAGCAGGGAAGCTCGACCCTCGAGCGCTCCCTCGCCCTCTGGGAGCGCGGCGAGGCACTCGCGGCGCGCTGCGAGGAGTGGCTGATCGGCGCCCGCGCCCGTCTCGAGGCCGCCCGTTCCGGATCGAGCGCCGGATGA
- a CDS encoding acyl-CoA dehydrogenase family protein: MDRVSILDDALLERFRLRAADYDERNAFFAEDLEELRAIGYLALLVPSELGGAGLGLEQAAAEQARLATAAPATALAVNMHLVWTGVAKILRDRGDSSLEHVLVDAAAGHVFAFGNSEPGNDLVLFDSLTRAEPLPGGGHRFTGTKVFTSLSPAWTRLGVFGRDDSGPEPRLVHGFVDRDTPESPVAGLGTRDDWDTLGMRATQSRTTILDGVEIPAGRMFRSLPVGPNADPLVFAIFAAFELLIASVYLGIAQRALTLAVESAARRTSRKAGGRSLAHDPDVRWRVADAAILLDGLDAPLRSAAADVDALVDRGAHWLPSLVGVKIRTTEAALRIVESAVRVAGGSAYSRSSELSRLYRDVLAGLFHPSDDESAHSTFATAWLGPLPPAE, from the coding sequence GTGGACCGGGTGAGCATCCTCGACGACGCGCTCCTCGAGCGCTTCCGCCTCCGCGCCGCCGACTACGACGAGCGCAACGCCTTCTTCGCCGAGGACCTCGAGGAGCTGCGCGCGATCGGCTACCTGGCGCTGCTCGTGCCGTCCGAGCTGGGCGGTGCGGGGCTCGGTCTCGAGCAGGCGGCGGCGGAGCAGGCCCGGCTCGCGACCGCGGCGCCGGCCACCGCGCTGGCCGTCAACATGCACCTCGTCTGGACCGGGGTCGCGAAGATCCTGCGCGACCGGGGCGACTCCTCCCTGGAGCACGTTCTCGTGGACGCCGCCGCCGGCCACGTCTTTGCCTTCGGGAACAGCGAGCCGGGCAACGATCTCGTGCTCTTCGACTCCCTGACCCGTGCCGAGCCGCTGCCGGGCGGTGGCCATCGCTTCACCGGGACGAAGGTGTTCACCTCGCTCTCGCCCGCGTGGACGCGGCTGGGCGTCTTCGGGCGGGACGACAGCGGTCCGGAGCCGCGGCTGGTGCACGGCTTCGTCGATCGCGACACTCCGGAGTCGCCCGTCGCGGGCCTGGGAACGCGCGACGACTGGGACACGCTCGGCATGCGCGCGACGCAGAGCCGCACGACGATCCTGGACGGCGTCGAGATCCCGGCCGGGCGGATGTTCCGGTCGCTGCCCGTGGGGCCGAACGCGGATCCGCTGGTCTTCGCGATCTTCGCGGCGTTCGAGCTCCTGATCGCCTCCGTCTATCTCGGGATCGCGCAGCGCGCGCTCACGCTGGCGGTCGAGTCCGCGGCGCGGCGCACGTCGAGGAAGGCGGGAGGGCGGTCCCTCGCGCACGACCCCGACGTCCGGTGGCGCGTCGCGGACGCGGCGATCCTGCTCGACGGTCTCGATGCTCCGCTGCGCTCGGCCGCCGCCGACGTCGACGCCCTCGTCGACCGCGGCGCGCACTGGTTGCCGTCGCTCGTGGGCGTCAAGATCCGCACGACGGAGGCGGCTCTGCGGATCGTGGAGAGCGCCGTGCGCGTGGCGGGCGGGTCGGCCTACTCGCGGAGCTCGGAACTCTCGCGCCTGTACCGCGACGTCCTCGCCGGCCTCTTCCACCCGTCCGACGACGAGTCCGCCCACTCCACCTTCGCGACCGCCTGGCTCGGCCCCCTGCCCCCAGCGGAGTGA
- a CDS encoding 4-hydroxy-3-methylbut-2-enyl diphosphate reductase has product MPRMPRATGRLRDVPVDGAKRVLLAAPRGYCAGVDRAVVAVEKAIEHYGAPVYVRKQIVHNVHVVSTLESQGAIFVDEVDEVPEGSHIVFSAHGVSPAVVQGAADRNLQAIDATCPLVTKVHREAVRFARDDFEILLIGHEGHEEVEGTAGEAPDHVTLVGSPDEVDTIVVKDPDKVVWLSQTTLSVDETMETVSRLRERFPNLQDPPSDDICYATQNRQVAIKKVAADAELVIVVGSANSSNSVRLVEVALEYGAKAAYRVDYASEIKQEWLDGIRTVGVTSGASVPEVLVREVLDDLAAAGYGEVEEVKTAEEDLMFSLPKELRKDVAGKRDARAIGGRVTAPAAN; this is encoded by the coding sequence ATGCCGCGCATGCCCCGCGCCACCGGGCGTCTCCGCGACGTCCCCGTCGACGGCGCGAAGCGCGTGCTCCTCGCCGCCCCGCGCGGCTACTGCGCCGGAGTCGACCGCGCGGTCGTCGCCGTCGAGAAGGCCATCGAGCACTACGGCGCTCCGGTCTACGTGCGCAAGCAGATCGTGCACAACGTGCACGTGGTCTCGACGCTCGAGAGCCAGGGCGCGATCTTCGTCGACGAGGTCGACGAGGTCCCCGAGGGCTCGCACATCGTCTTCAGCGCGCACGGAGTCTCCCCGGCGGTCGTGCAGGGCGCCGCCGACCGCAACCTCCAGGCGATCGACGCGACCTGCCCGCTCGTCACCAAGGTGCACCGCGAGGCGGTCCGCTTCGCGCGCGACGACTTCGAGATCCTCCTGATCGGCCACGAGGGCCACGAGGAGGTCGAGGGCACCGCGGGCGAGGCTCCGGACCACGTGACCCTGGTCGGCAGCCCCGACGAGGTCGACACCATCGTCGTGAAGGACCCCGACAAGGTCGTCTGGCTCTCGCAGACCACGCTCTCGGTCGACGAGACGATGGAGACGGTCAGCCGCCTCCGCGAGCGCTTCCCCAACCTGCAGGACCCGCCCAGCGACGACATCTGCTACGCCACCCAGAACCGGCAGGTCGCGATCAAGAAGGTCGCCGCCGACGCCGAACTCGTGATCGTGGTGGGCTCCGCCAACTCCTCCAACTCGGTGCGCCTCGTCGAGGTCGCGCTCGAGTACGGCGCCAAGGCCGCCTACCGCGTCGACTACGCCAGCGAGATCAAGCAGGAGTGGCTCGACGGCATCCGCACCGTCGGCGTCACCAGCGGCGCGTCGGTGCCCGAGGTCCTCGTGCGCGAGGTGCTCGACGACCTGGCCGCCGCGGGCTACGGCGAGGTCGAAGAGGTCAAGACGGCGGAGGAGGACCTGATGTTCTCGCTCCCCAAGGAGCTCCGGAAGGACGTCGCCGGCAAGCGCGACGCCCGCGCCATCGGCGGCCGCGTCACGGCGCCCGCCGCGAACTGA